In Lacrimispora indolis DSM 755, a genomic segment contains:
- a CDS encoding histidine phosphatase family protein: MKLILIRHGEPDYSIDSLTEKGWKEADFLSQRISKLPVSAFYCSPLGRAKDTAKATLQASGAEAEILPWLREFHAPVEDGAGETKRIPWDFMPGYWTNRDELYHRDLWFENEKMKTGPVKEEYNKVAAGLDEILRKYGYQREGRMYRAVPGSDDTIVLFCHFGVICVMLSHLLGIPAPLLWQGFFLAPSSVTTLETEERVEGEAYFRCKGAGDTAHLYAKGEPTSNSGFFPR; encoded by the coding sequence ATGAAATTGATTCTGATCAGGCACGGGGAACCGGACTATTCCATTGATTCCCTCACGGAAAAAGGCTGGAAAGAGGCAGATTTTCTATCCCAAAGGATCAGTAAGCTGCCGGTTTCCGCATTTTACTGCTCCCCTCTTGGAAGAGCAAAGGATACTGCAAAGGCCACCTTACAGGCATCAGGTGCAGAGGCAGAGATACTGCCCTGGCTCAGGGAGTTTCATGCGCCTGTGGAGGATGGGGCAGGTGAAACCAAGAGAATACCCTGGGACTTTATGCCCGGATACTGGACCAACCGGGATGAGCTTTACCACAGGGACTTATGGTTTGAAAATGAAAAAATGAAAACAGGACCAGTCAAAGAGGAATATAATAAAGTAGCAGCCGGCCTTGATGAAATTTTAAGGAAATACGGCTATCAGAGAGAGGGCAGAATGTACCGGGCCGTTCCCGGAAGCGACGATACCATCGTCCTGTTCTGCCATTTTGGCGTTATCTGCGTTATGCTGTCCCATCTTTTAGGCATCCCGGCCCCACTTTTGTGGCAGGGCTTTTTTCTGGCACCTTCCTCAGTCACCACACTGGAAACAGAAGAGAGGGTGGAAGGAGAGGCTTATTTCCGGTGTAAAGGAGCAGGGGATACGGCTCATTTATACGCAAAAGGCGAGCCAACCTCAAATTCCGGCTTTTTCCCCAGATAG
- a CDS encoding TetR/AcrR family transcriptional regulator: MDRRQQKTRTAIFEAFGTLLSAKSYSKITVQDIIDEANVGRTTFYAHFETKDDLLKEMCADLFSHVFSDSLSAESTHDFSMKTGNPSAMITHILYHLLDNKRNIIGILTCESGELFLGFFRQYLNEMMAARLLGDTPLFGKKVPHEFLVNHISSSFVGMVQWWIKNRLAQTPEELADYFMAVILPVIS; this comes from the coding sequence ATGGACAGACGGCAGCAGAAAACAAGGACTGCGATATTTGAGGCGTTTGGTACGCTGCTTTCCGCAAAGAGTTATTCAAAGATCACGGTTCAGGATATCATTGATGAGGCCAACGTGGGCAGGACCACATTTTATGCCCACTTTGAAACAAAGGATGACTTATTAAAAGAAATGTGCGCGGATTTGTTTTCCCATGTTTTTTCAGACTCTTTAAGTGCGGAGAGCACCCATGATTTTTCAATGAAAACAGGCAATCCTTCCGCAATGATCACCCATATTCTCTATCATCTGCTTGATAATAAGAGAAACATTATTGGCATCCTCACCTGCGAAAGCGGTGAATTATTTTTGGGTTTTTTCAGGCAGTATCTCAATGAGATGATGGCGGCGCGGCTGTTGGGGGATACACCCTTATTCGGCAAAAAAGTACCCCATGAATTTCTTGTAAATCATATTTCCAGTTCCTTCGTGGGCATGGTACAGTGGTGGATCAAGAACCGCCTGGCCCAAACTCCGGAAGAACTGGCAGATTATTTTATGGCGGTTATCTTGCCCGTTATTTCTTAG
- a CDS encoding heavy metal translocating P-type ATPase, with product MMIKRINDCLSGVPMTLTGGAFLLGSLVLMLFDTQLPADPAWVSIIVCGIPLVYLSLWRIIHNPGMKKISSALLISIAMFAAIGIGDIFAAGEVAFIMAIGAILEDKTAERAKRGLQKLINLAPQQGRRITGGREEMINAEDIRVGDILRILPGETVPVDGEIISGATSIDQAVMTGESLPVDKAPGDKVFCGTINRFGAVDIRGAKVGEDSSLQKIIRMVREAEDKKAPMERIADKWATWLVPVALLIAVITGVASKDIVRAVTVLVVFCPCALVLATPTAVMAAIGQATKYGVIIKSGDALERMGKTDTIAFDKTGTLTKGSLVVADIYPFSKDMDQKQLLSLTASAEGYSEHPLAKAITAYGNEQGAELMEAGNFQMIPGKGIRAEVNGKLLLCGNPDFIKEHQIPVDEAASLILDRFPSQGKAVVLVGYGVQLAGAVTLSDTLRETSKEMIKELKNMHTQVVLLTGDHEQAARYFADQTRIDDVHAGLLPAQKAAEIQRLQGEGRSICMIGDGINDAPALKTANVGVAMGTMGSDIAIDAADIALMGDDISKIPYLKRLSNEAVSTIKLSISLSLCINFAAIFLSVTGVLTPTTGALVHNAGSIFVVLIAARLYDRKFIDEKNMGSSMR from the coding sequence ATGATGATAAAGCGAATAAACGACTGTTTGTCCGGTGTTCCCATGACTCTTACCGGCGGTGCATTTCTCCTGGGCAGTCTTGTACTGATGCTTTTTGATACACAGCTTCCGGCTGACCCGGCCTGGGTCTCAATTATTGTCTGCGGGATCCCTTTGGTCTATCTATCCTTATGGCGGATCATTCACAATCCAGGCATGAAAAAAATCTCCTCCGCACTGCTCATTTCCATTGCAATGTTTGCGGCTATTGGAATCGGAGATATCTTTGCGGCCGGGGAAGTTGCCTTTATCATGGCTATTGGTGCTATCCTGGAGGATAAAACTGCTGAACGTGCCAAAAGAGGGCTGCAGAAACTGATCAATCTTGCTCCGCAGCAGGGGCGCAGGATCACAGGCGGCAGAGAAGAAATGATCAATGCAGAAGATATCAGGGTGGGGGATATCCTGCGGATCCTTCCCGGCGAAACCGTACCGGTGGATGGAGAGATCATAAGCGGCGCAACCTCCATTGACCAGGCCGTTATGACCGGTGAGTCTCTGCCTGTTGACAAGGCTCCGGGGGATAAGGTGTTTTGCGGAACGATCAACCGTTTTGGTGCCGTTGATATCCGCGGGGCAAAAGTCGGTGAAGACAGCTCCCTGCAAAAGATTATCCGCATGGTCCGGGAGGCGGAAGACAAAAAAGCCCCCATGGAACGCATCGCAGACAAATGGGCCACCTGGCTTGTGCCTGTTGCTCTGCTCATTGCGGTCATTACAGGGGTTGCCTCAAAGGATATCGTCCGCGCCGTAACCGTGCTGGTGGTTTTCTGTCCCTGCGCCCTGGTGCTTGCAACACCCACGGCAGTCATGGCAGCCATCGGGCAGGCGACAAAATACGGAGTTATCATTAAATCCGGTGACGCACTGGAACGTATGGGAAAAACAGACACCATTGCCTTCGACAAAACCGGGACTTTGACCAAGGGCAGTCTTGTGGTTGCAGATATCTATCCCTTTTCTAAAGATATGGATCAAAAGCAGCTTCTGAGTTTAACGGCTTCTGCGGAAGGTTATTCAGAGCACCCTTTGGCAAAGGCCATTACCGCCTATGGGAACGAACAGGGGGCAGAGCTTATGGAGGCAGGGAACTTTCAGATGATCCCCGGAAAAGGGATCAGGGCAGAGGTAAACGGGAAGCTGCTGCTGTGCGGCAACCCGGACTTTATCAAGGAACATCAGATCCCTGTTGATGAAGCCGCCTCCCTCATATTGGACCGGTTCCCCAGCCAGGGAAAGGCTGTCGTTCTTGTGGGATATGGAGTACAATTGGCGGGCGCTGTCACTCTGTCAGATACTCTGCGGGAAACGTCAAAGGAGATGATAAAAGAACTAAAGAACATGCATACACAGGTGGTTCTGCTTACAGGCGACCACGAACAGGCTGCCCGGTATTTTGCAGATCAGACCAGGATCGATGATGTTCATGCGGGACTCCTCCCCGCCCAAAAAGCAGCGGAAATACAGCGATTACAGGGAGAAGGGCGCAGCATCTGTATGATCGGTGACGGTATCAATGACGCTCCTGCCCTCAAAACTGCCAACGTAGGCGTTGCAATGGGAACCATGGGAAGCGACATTGCCATTGATGCCGCTGATATTGCCCTCATGGGTGATGATATCAGCAAAATCCCCTATCTCAAAAGGCTGTCCAATGAGGCAGTCAGTACCATTAAGCTCAGTATCTCCTTGTCACTTTGCATCAACTTTGCGGCAATCTTCCTTTCTGTTACAGGGGTTCTGACTCCAACCACCGGAGCCCTGGTCCATAATGCGGGTTCCATATTTGTAGTGCTGATTGCCGCCCGTTTGTATGACCGTAAGTTTATTGATGAGAAGAATATGGGCAGTTCCATGAGATGA
- a CDS encoding PucR family transcriptional regulator, which yields MTVGKLLEEPIFQNLKVLNNKADLRREIFTVESTETPDVASYLPENTLLITTGMAFKENQAGLCEFILSLDRLPCAGLAIKLGRFIDRLEPEVIELADQLGFPLIQIPYNMTLGEVFQQLLAYIWDNQNGELTFALNTQKKFSALLLQGASAGVMMNNLGLVIKKPAALLNPFGEVESATHTCQKEYLRAAQNLFYDLSFYERKTDSFENFIHVSKVKEKVSIYPIQTVGKNPYYLYIFGGEGKEDTMSGMVIEQLVLVFGIFLYKNLYVRCNPLKQKEAILHILVNKHKKERWSSAQLFTVGEKYGLKPAAGYKIILATLEPFGGREFDFLNLSHREERYILIYDWLNRKLQEKFHGDIIIFPETLTYQYVLLIQGNYRELEKVLEDYHEALLRFLKVSITFSFGNGVMELETIDNSYNTALESYQYGEEKEDIPYIKYFKSTDANELFKMVSSEQIKGYCLYHLKGLTNPEDEMTLELRRTLKTYLDCRCSVTETANHMFLHRNTVKYRIKKCEEILGREIVDANYCFQLQLSLVLLEQNG from the coding sequence ATGACCGTTGGAAAATTGCTGGAAGAACCAATCTTTCAAAACCTGAAAGTGCTGAATAATAAGGCCGATTTAAGAAGAGAGATTTTCACGGTTGAGTCTACGGAAACGCCGGATGTTGCGTCCTATTTACCTGAGAATACGTTATTGATCACTACCGGGATGGCGTTTAAGGAGAACCAGGCCGGATTATGTGAGTTTATTCTAAGTCTGGACCGTCTGCCCTGTGCAGGGCTTGCCATTAAGCTGGGGCGCTTTATCGACCGCCTGGAGCCGGAGGTCATTGAACTTGCAGACCAGCTGGGATTTCCTCTGATCCAGATCCCCTACAATATGACATTGGGGGAGGTGTTTCAGCAGTTACTGGCCTATATCTGGGATAATCAGAATGGGGAGCTGACCTTTGCCTTAAACACACAGAAAAAATTTTCCGCTTTGCTTCTTCAGGGGGCTTCTGCGGGAGTTATGATGAATAACCTGGGACTTGTCATCAAAAAGCCGGCTGCATTATTAAATCCCTTTGGTGAGGTGGAATCTGCTACCCATACGTGTCAAAAGGAATATTTAAGAGCAGCGCAGAACCTGTTTTATGATTTGTCTTTTTATGAAAGAAAGACAGACAGCTTTGAAAACTTCATCCATGTGTCAAAGGTAAAGGAAAAGGTCTCCATCTATCCAATACAAACCGTGGGAAAAAATCCATATTATCTTTATATTTTTGGCGGTGAGGGGAAAGAAGATACCATGTCCGGCATGGTGATCGAGCAGCTGGTGCTGGTGTTTGGCATCTTTTTGTATAAAAACCTGTACGTGAGATGCAATCCGTTAAAGCAGAAGGAAGCGATTTTGCATATCCTTGTGAATAAGCATAAGAAGGAGCGGTGGTCCTCTGCCCAGCTGTTTACGGTGGGAGAGAAATATGGGTTAAAACCGGCTGCCGGCTATAAGATAATCCTGGCGACTTTGGAGCCCTTTGGGGGAAGGGAATTTGATTTCCTGAACTTATCCCACAGGGAAGAACGGTACATTTTAATATATGACTGGCTGAACAGGAAGCTCCAGGAGAAATTCCATGGGGATATCATTATCTTTCCGGAAACTCTGACTTACCAGTATGTTTTGCTGATACAGGGCAATTACAGGGAACTGGAAAAAGTTTTGGAGGATTACCACGAGGCTTTGCTGCGTTTTCTTAAAGTTTCCATCACCTTTTCCTTTGGCAATGGAGTGATGGAGCTGGAAACCATTGACAATTCTTATAATACGGCACTGGAAAGCTACCAGTACGGGGAAGAGAAGGAAGATATCCCTTATATTAAATATTTCAAATCCACCGATGCAAATGAACTGTTTAAAATGGTATCCAGCGAGCAGATCAAAGGATACTGTTTATACCATTTAAAAGGTTTGACAAATCCTGAGGACGAGATGACCTTGGAGCTTAGAAGGACGCTTAAAACGTATCTGGACTGCAGGTGCAGCGTCACTGAAACTGCCAATCACATGTTCCTTCACAGAAATACTGTTAAATACCGGATCAAGAAATGTGAAGAAATTCTTGGAAGGGAAATCGTAGATGCCAATTACTGCTTTCAGCTGCAATTGAGTCTGGTGCTGCTGGAGCAGAATGGGTGA
- a CDS encoding dicarboxylate/amino acid:cation symporter: MKKMKLSMTVQIMIGMAGGLLLGICLGDKVKDIKLIGDIFLRLIQMSVVVMIMGAVIESVANLDPKELGRFGVKMLFWFLLSTVLAAAAGVALGQFFLPGKGLSLPAAGQIVQTTDKGLYNIILDFLPTNIVQSMADSNMIQVIIFSVLFGASLGACRIKKERVQLMGVIREFNEVILGIVHKVMKLAPFGIGALLAYTAGTTGIKVIMPLIKFLLLFGCGSLLYLCLMIAFVSFYCKANPFHVGRKLGNMTIVAFTTTSSAVTLPTKMEDSEKKLGVSKKVSGIVNPLGMTLNSNGLSMFLALACVTVSQIYGIPLPMPQLVRVIVLSTLSCLGTVAVPGGGLVALAIVVPALGLPLESIAFLSSIDWFSGMFRTILNVDIDALVAMMIAKDEKELDYEILNGSQ, encoded by the coding sequence ATGAAAAAAATGAAATTATCTATGACAGTACAGATCATGATCGGGATGGCCGGGGGGCTGCTTCTTGGAATCTGTCTGGGGGATAAGGTGAAGGATATCAAGCTCATAGGAGATATCTTCCTGCGGCTCATTCAAATGTCTGTCGTGGTAATGATCATGGGAGCGGTCATTGAATCCGTAGCGAATTTAGATCCTAAGGAGTTAGGAAGATTTGGCGTAAAGATGCTGTTTTGGTTTCTCCTGTCCACTGTGCTGGCAGCAGCGGCAGGAGTTGCTTTAGGCCAGTTCTTTTTACCTGGAAAAGGGCTTTCCCTTCCTGCTGCCGGTCAGATCGTCCAGACTACGGATAAGGGGCTTTACAACATTATTCTTGATTTCTTACCCACCAACATCGTTCAGTCCATGGCAGATTCCAATATGATCCAGGTGATCATATTCTCCGTATTATTCGGCGCGTCCCTCGGGGCCTGCCGCATAAAGAAGGAGAGGGTCCAGCTCATGGGAGTCATCAGGGAGTTCAATGAAGTGATATTGGGAATCGTACATAAGGTCATGAAACTGGCTCCCTTTGGGATCGGAGCGCTGCTTGCTTACACTGCGGGCACTACAGGCATAAAAGTCATTATGCCATTGATCAAGTTTCTCCTTTTATTCGGATGCGGCTCACTCCTGTATCTTTGCCTTATGATCGCATTCGTATCATTTTACTGCAAGGCCAATCCCTTTCATGTCGGAAGAAAGCTGGGTAACATGACGATCGTGGCATTTACCACAACTTCCTCCGCCGTCACCCTCCCCACGAAAATGGAGGACAGTGAGAAGAAGCTGGGAGTCAGCAAGAAAGTGTCAGGCATTGTCAATCCCCTGGGAATGACCTTAAACAGCAATGGTTTATCCATGTTTCTTGCTTTGGCATGTGTCACAGTCTCCCAGATTTACGGTATCCCCCTTCCCATGCCCCAGCTGGTCAGGGTGATCGTCTTATCCACCTTATCCTGTCTTGGAACTGTGGCAGTGCCTGGAGGCGGTCTGGTGGCCCTGGCAATCGTTGTCCCCGCCTTGGGCCTTCCCCTGGAAAGCATTGCTTTTTTATCCAGCATTGACTGGTTTTCGGGGATGTTCCGCACCATATTAAATGTAGATATTGATGCCCTGGTCGCCATGATGATAGCAAAAGATGAAAAGGAACTGGATTATGAAATTTTAAACGGGAGCCAATAA
- a CDS encoding DUF2877 domain-containing protein, whose product MGKSWDIKGEDMRSLSGKLAASELLEALKEGEAYRVHSQFDSGCNLAFPPFLCFIGNKNNALVPYGILLDEEDLPVFLEQAAFSPCFRWDEKEQTLYSDSIRLCLKDSRIYSSFIRKKEYAIDREGITMFEDFIDWNLPTGFGESIGSFMAAEKEEVDELYQAFSKPKEEAEKTIKRWIGRGMGLTPSGDDFLMGILYVDRISPILEMPFLQALKELIDRQYTTDISGHYYHCALEGYFNNALVELVDALIQKNSSQMKKCMDRIRMIGSTSGCDLILGMAAGVDYVKGEANI is encoded by the coding sequence ATGGGAAAAAGCTGGGATATAAAGGGTGAGGATATGAGAAGCTTATCAGGAAAGCTGGCAGCGTCAGAGCTGTTAGAAGCATTAAAAGAAGGTGAAGCTTACAGGGTCCACAGTCAGTTTGATAGCGGCTGTAATCTGGCGTTTCCTCCTTTCCTTTGCTTTATTGGAAATAAAAACAATGCCCTGGTTCCTTATGGCATTTTACTGGATGAGGAGGATCTGCCTGTATTTTTGGAACAGGCAGCTTTCTCCCCCTGTTTCCGTTGGGATGAGAAGGAACAGACCTTGTATTCGGATTCCATCCGCCTTTGCTTAAAAGACTCCCGGATATACAGCAGCTTTATCCGGAAAAAGGAGTATGCCATAGACCGGGAAGGGATTACCATGTTTGAAGATTTTATTGACTGGAATCTTCCTACAGGATTTGGGGAATCCATTGGCTCCTTTATGGCGGCAGAGAAAGAGGAAGTGGATGAATTGTACCAGGCATTTTCAAAACCAAAAGAAGAGGCTGAAAAGACCATAAAAAGGTGGATCGGAAGAGGGATGGGCTTAACGCCGTCAGGTGATGATTTCCTTATGGGGATTTTATATGTGGACAGAATTTCTCCCATACTGGAAATGCCCTTTCTCCAGGCCTTAAAGGAGCTGATTGACCGCCAATATACAACTGATATCAGCGGGCACTATTATCATTGTGCATTGGAAGGGTATTTTAATAACGCTTTGGTGGAGCTGGTGGATGCTTTGATTCAGAAAAATTCTTCACAAATGAAGAAATGTATGGACAGGATAAGGATGATAGGTTCTACCTCTGGCTGTGATTTGATTTTAGGTATGGCAGCAGGGGTCGATTATGTCAAAGGTGAGGCAAACATATAA
- a CDS encoding DUF1116 domain-containing protein, whose amino-acid sequence MLYDTIDDANQAVIQKMILASPVLLDVVPAKTVIKELNQGKVLLHAGPPIRWENMTSPMKGSCIGAALFEKWASTKEEAVELLSRGEVDFIPCHHVDAVGPMGGITSANMPVFVVENTTDGNKAYCTMNEGIGKVLRFGAYSREVVLRLGWMRDVLGPVLSMALKKLEKGLAINPMIAKAIAMGDEFHQRNIAASLLFLKEMSPVIAGLSIEEEKKKEVIQFLADTDQFFLNIMMAAAKAVMDGARLITEGTIVTAMCRNGENFGIRISGMKDEWFTAPVNTPQGLYFTGYSGEDASPDIGDSAITETFGVGGMAMIAAPAVTRFVGTGGFHDALRISNEMMEIVISQNPNFAIPTWNFQGTCLGIDARKVVETGITPVINTGIAHKEAGVGQIGAGTVHPPVECFQKAVMAYGKKLGYKG is encoded by the coding sequence ATGTTGTACGATACAATAGACGATGCAAATCAGGCAGTCATACAGAAAATGATCCTTGCTTCACCGGTTTTACTGGATGTGGTGCCTGCCAAGACAGTAATCAAGGAATTAAATCAGGGAAAGGTGCTTCTCCATGCGGGTCCGCCTATCCGATGGGAAAATATGACCAGTCCTATGAAAGGATCCTGTATCGGTGCGGCCTTGTTTGAAAAGTGGGCTTCCACCAAGGAGGAAGCGGTGGAGCTTTTAAGCCGTGGGGAAGTGGATTTCATCCCCTGCCATCACGTGGATGCCGTAGGACCTATGGGGGGAATCACCTCTGCAAACATGCCGGTATTTGTAGTGGAAAATACCACCGACGGAAATAAGGCTTACTGCACCATGAATGAAGGAATTGGAAAGGTACTCCGGTTTGGCGCATACTCCAGAGAAGTGGTCTTACGGTTAGGCTGGATGAGAGATGTGCTGGGACCGGTGCTTTCCATGGCCCTTAAGAAGCTGGAAAAAGGGCTTGCCATCAACCCCATGATCGCAAAGGCCATTGCCATGGGAGATGAATTCCACCAAAGGAATATAGCGGCTTCCCTCCTGTTCTTAAAAGAAATGTCCCCTGTCATAGCGGGCCTTTCCATAGAGGAAGAGAAGAAAAAGGAAGTCATTCAGTTTCTTGCCGATACGGACCAGTTCTTCTTAAACATCATGATGGCAGCGGCCAAGGCGGTGATGGATGGCGCACGTTTGATCACGGAAGGAACCATTGTGACGGCAATGTGCAGGAATGGAGAAAACTTTGGAATCAGGATCAGCGGCATGAAGGATGAGTGGTTCACTGCGCCGGTCAATACTCCCCAGGGCCTTTACTTTACCGGATATTCCGGTGAGGATGCCAGCCCTGACATAGGAGACAGCGCCATTACGGAAACCTTTGGGGTAGGCGGAATGGCTATGATCGCGGCGCCGGCAGTTACCAGGTTTGTTGGAACAGGCGGTTTTCATGATGCACTTCGCATCAGCAATGAAATGATGGAGATCGTCATCAGCCAAAACCCTAACTTTGCCATTCCCACATGGAATTTCCAGGGCACCTGCCTGGGGATTGATGCAAGAAAGGTGGTAGAAACAGGGATCACTCCTGTTATCAATACAGGGATTGCCCATAAGGAAGCCGGTGTGGGACAGATAGGAGCTGGAACGGTCCATCCCCCCGTCGAATGTTTCCAAAAGGCAGTCATGGCTTATGGGAAAAAGCTGGGATATAAAGGGTGA